The DNA segment GAGCGGCACCGCACGGTAGCCGCTGCGGGCCACCTGGACCGCGTACATCTCGTTGGGTGACAGCACGACGCCTGGCCGGAACGGGTCGCGCAGCCCCGCGTCGGGGGTCTGCTGGTACTCCAGCGCCACCCACTCCTGGGCCATCTGCTGGAGCTCGGCGATCGTGTACAGCGGCATCCGGTCGATGCCGCGGCCGCGTTTCTTGTGGCTGCGGCCCTGCCAGCCGTGCGTGACGTGCTGACTGAAGCGGTGCGCGAGGGTGACGAAGAAGTGCTCGGGGAGCGGCTTGTCGGTCGGGGTCTTCTTACGCGCCGGGCGGCGGGCGATGCGCAGCCGGTCGCAGACCTCGGTGAAGTGCTCGCTCACATAGGGGCTGCCCTGGTCGTAGATGATCAGCTCGGGGCGGATGACAGGGCGGGCGGCGGTGGCCTCGGTGAACCGCTCGTCCGCCGCCCGCAGCGCCCCGAACGGCAGACTGGAGGCGGCGGCCGCACTCAGTGGGTCCCAGCCGGGCATCACCGGCCAGGGCGCGAGAGCCTGGGCCAGCATCAGGGTCAAGTCGATCGCCCGGGTCGCCTGGCCCGCCTGCCCGCTCTCGGCGTCCCGGGGACGGCTGGGCGTGATCATCAGCGCGCACGCGCTGTGGTTGGCCACATCGATGAGCGTGGTCAGCTCCGTGGCGGTGGGCCGGCCGTCGTCGCCGCGGGCCAGAATCCGCAGCGGCGTGGTGTCTGCCTGGGTCACCTGTCCCGGCCGCAGCACGACCTCGCGCCCGCCATGGGGCAGCGGCGGCGTGGAGGCCAGAGCGGCCCGGGCCCGTGTCGGCTGGTCCAGGGCATCGGCCAGGCCGGACTCCTTCATCCGCAGGTAGAAGGTGGAACGGGAGGGCAGCAGAGCCGCCACGGCAGCCGAGCCGAGTTCCTCGGCGTACCGCGAGTGCAGCAGGTCCTCGACTTCCTCGCGGATCACGTCGATGGTCACGTCCGACGCGTGTGCGCGCCGGGCCACCACCTCCTGCATGGCGGTCAGACACCGCGGGTCGGTGAAGCCCCCCGGCCGTTTGTCCCGCGGCCCGGGCAGCAGGACGACCGGGTTCTCCCCGGCCGCTTTCCACTTGCGCCGCTTGTCGGCGAGGGTGTGGGCGGAGCAGCGGACGCCGTCGGCGGCCAGCCGCGCCGACATCGCGGCGCACCGCTGGGCCAGCGTCGTGCCCGGCCCGAATCCCCGCGCATGCTCACTCCTGCCCGGCGCCAGACCGGTGTCGATCTCCACCATGCGCGCCTGCCACAGCGCGGCCTCCTCCCGGCCCTCCTGCCGCCCCCAGCCGCCAAGGGCCGCACCGTCCGCGACGGGTGCCCCACCGCCGCTGACGACGGCGAAGTCCTCCGCGCCCACCAGCCACCGGTACGACACCGCCCGGGGCACCTCCTGGCCGCCGTCCTGCGGCACCAGCGTGACCTGCGCCCCCTGCCACGCCACCACCTCCCACTCGCGCCCCTGCCAGCGAACCCCCGCCCCGATGGACAGCGACCCCGCAAGCCGGCCCTCACCTGATCCCGCCATGCGCCCCCTTCCGTCTTCAGGCCGTCCAGGCCACGGCGTCGGGCAACAGCGGCCGCGCGATATCGAACAGCAGCCGCCGCTGCCACAGCATCCGGTAGGCGAGGTCCAGACCCGTCAGCTCGTCCAGCCCGCTCGCCGCGACCCCCGCCCGCAGACCTGCCGGCTGCCTGAACACCTCCAGCAGCGCCCGCCCCTGGCCGCTCTCGTCGCCTTCGGGGAACCGGTAGCCGGCCAGCCATCCCAGATTGCGCCCGCGCAGCCCCGACGGCTCACGCACCTGCCGCACCCGCCAGCCGGCCGCCCGC comes from the Streptomyces sp. NBC_00820 genome and includes:
- a CDS encoding transposase is translated as MAGSGEGRLAGSLSIGAGVRWQGREWEVVAWQGAQVTLVPQDGGQEVPRAVSYRWLVGAEDFAVVSGGGAPVADGAALGGWGRQEGREEAALWQARMVEIDTGLAPGRSEHARGFGPGTTLAQRCAAMSARLAADGVRCSAHTLADKRRKWKAAGENPVVLLPGPRDKRPGGFTDPRCLTAMQEVVARRAHASDVTIDVIREEVEDLLHSRYAEELGSAAVAALLPSRSTFYLRMKESGLADALDQPTRARAALASTPPLPHGGREVVLRPGQVTQADTTPLRILARGDDGRPTATELTTLIDVANHSACALMITPSRPRDAESGQAGQATRAIDLTLMLAQALAPWPVMPGWDPLSAAAASSLPFGALRAADERFTEATAARPVIRPELIIYDQGSPYVSEHFTEVCDRLRIARRPARKKTPTDKPLPEHFFVTLAHRFSQHVTHGWQGRSHKKRGRGIDRMPLYTIAELQQMAQEWVALEYQQTPDAGLRDPFRPGVVLSPNEMYAVQVARSGYRAVPLSPAQNRFFLLRQWVIPGKGGFMIDYRTYQPIAQDAGHYREILLRGDSKLPGREKQWECRFNPYRPERVWLYDHTADTWVTCDFRLRHLLHDPWTADMWQEHAEQHRAAGGSAKDEEAIALSLAQRDRRRRSRRPPPKRTGAEPPFQGLELETEQPSQDPYAGLEEFDLSTLRPYPALPISPLASPPAATPPALPAGPSNVERPSDSGQTPHPLAALFPDDGDDSPPNASATGTPAAIYEVVEAELLDDLDPDGDDGNEAEDDVWEI